The Numida meleagris isolate 19003 breed g44 Domestic line unplaced genomic scaffold, NumMel1.0 unplaced_Scaffold261, whole genome shotgun sequence DNA window CACCCTTGAATCCACCCCCTACACTATTAATACACTCCTGAGACCCTCTGCTATACACCCATAAACTATTTaactcccctccccccccccccatattTCATATTACTCCTTAATGCCCCCCCATACCTCCTAGGACCCATTAAtacccccctccccccctttaTTAAGGGACCCCTCAATGCTCCCTCAATCCCAACTGTCCCCGGGGACCCCCTCATGTATCCCCTCCCCCGATATCCCTTAGCACCCCCCAGtaccccagcagcaccccccTCCCAAATACTCCCAGCAGTCCCACCCATGGGATGTCCCCAAAGCCACCAGATGCCACCTCGGGGTGACCTGAAGTGTCACTTGGTGGCTCCAAGAGACGTCCCCAGACCACCAGGTATCCCCAAGCGCTGTCCCCAGAGCCAACACATGCCCCCAAGAGATGTCCCAGGGTGACCCAGGGTCACTAGGTGGCTCCAAGAGGTGTCCCAAGGCCACCAGGTGCCACCTGAGGGTCTCCCAACATCAATGAGGGCCACCAAAAGGTGTCCCCCAGCCACCACATGTCCCAGGAGGCGTCCCGAGGCCACCAGGTGCCACATCAGTGTGTGCCAAGTCCCCTTGGTGGCTCCAGGAAATGACTCAAGGCCACTGGGTGCCACCTGGGTGTGTCTCAAGGCCATGAGGCAAACACAGATGTCCCAAAGGCCACTGGGTGTCCCCCAGGAGGTGTCCCAAAGCCACCACGTGCCACCTCGAGGTGTCCTTGGCGGCTCCAAGAGATGTCCCCAAACCATCAGGTGCCCTCAGGTGTACCCAAGCCACCAGGAGTTGTCCCAAGGCCACCAGGTGCCACCTCAGGGTGTCCCAAGCGTCACTTGGCGGCTCCAAGAGGTGTCCTCAAACCACCAGGCGCACCCAAGAGGTGTCTCAGAGCCACCAGGTGTCCCCATGGGCCACTCCAGTGTCCGCCACCCATTGATGAGCCCTCACCCCAGACGCTACTCACCAGGAAAAGGTACTGCAGGCCGTAGATGATGGAGTTTATCGTCAGGACGGGCTTCCAGTCCTCTCTGGTGACAGAGCTGGGCATCAGAGGGGCCACCAGGGCCACCATGGAGGTGGCCATGGCCACCTCATGCCCACATTTGAGGTGTGCAGAGACAACATACACacgggggggaggggggggggaacaaTTTGCACCCCATTCCACCCAGATGGGTGTCCGGGACCAAACTGGGAcccagctccagctgtggcCACCGCAGAGGGGACGGTGGCCACCATCTCAGCCGTGTTGGTGGCCCACCTGAGGATGTTGAGGCAGACGTTGCCCTCCAGGTCGATGTTAGGGTGATAGACCATCGTCTCACACTTCACCTTCGGCGGGTCGTGGGGGTAGCCCTGTCCGACCTGGGGGGGGGTAGCAGGGGTAGTGTCAGAGTTTGAATCCCCCCCGTGGCCACCAGCCACATCTTGGTGGCCACCAGCTGCTTCTCTCCACCCTACAGCACACAGCTGGTGGCACATCTTCATGGCCGCCAAGCCCTAGGCTTACCAACCCCCAGGGACAGGCACGTGGCAGCCCAGATACTGTTTTGGTGGCCACTGGTCATGCTTTGGTGGCCACCACCCCCCATTCCAGTCCCAACCCATAGAATGGCCACCGACCCCATCCTGGTGGTCACCACGACTCCCTGCTCCACCTCCAACGTGTAGCATGAACACGTGGCCACAGGTCACACCTCAGCGGCCACCAACCCCTGTTCCCAGTCCTAAACCACAGAGTGGCCACCGATCccatcctgctggccaccaaGTCCCCCTCATCCCATCTCCAATCTACAGGGTGAACACGTGGCCAGCGGTCACACTTCGATGGCCACCACCCCCTGGTCCCAGTCCCAACCCTTGTGGTGGCCACAGGTGAGGTCTCAGTGGCCACCCACCTCCTGGAGCCCCACGCTCAGAACTGTGGGTGCCACCTCGGTGGCCACCACCCCCGCTGCCACCCTGGGGACGTCTTGGTGGTTGCGGGATGAGCGCTGGTGGCCACGGGGCCACCCCGGTGCAGGACTGACCTTAAAACTGAAGACGAATTTCCCTCCCTTGTAGAAACCCTATGGGAGAGACAGATGTCACCGGGGATGGGGACACCGGGGGGGAGGGGCGCAGGGTACACGGGGACACTCCAAGGGATAAGAGAGGACAAAGGGGATGAGAGAAAGGAGGGATCCGTAGGGAGAAGCCGGGGGGGggacaggaggaaatgaagaagGGGATCCCAAGGTGGGGGTGGGCAGGGGACCCACCTCGTCAGGGCAGATGAGGAGGCGGAAGTGCAGCAGGTCGTCCTGGTCGGAGAAGTCGATCTCGCACGTCTTGGGCAGGTTCAGCTCGTTGATGTCTGcggggacacgtggggacacagggggacacgtggggacagGGCCACGGCCACCCCCGGGGGCAGAGCATCAcactcccagtgctcccagcacagccataCTGGGACCAGGAGAGCACCACACCGAAGCCATACTGGGACTAGTACATAAACTATACTGGGACAACTACACAGACCATACTGGGACCAGTTTATGCCCCACCACTATGGTCATACTGGGACCAGTGCAACCCTACACATAGCCCACAGTGAGACCAGTACATAGACCATACTGGGTGCCTACTGGGATCAGTGTGAGCCCCACAGTGGAGCCATACTGGGATCAGCGCATGACCCACAGTGGGGTCCTACTGGGACCAGCGTGTGCCCCACACCAAGCCAATACTGGGACTAGTACACAGACCCTACTGGGACCATGCTGGGACCAGTATGTGCCCCACCACTAGGGTCATACTGGGACCAGTACATGGACCACCCTGCGAGCAGTGTCTGCCCTAATCCAGAGCCATGAAGGGACCAGTACAGAGATCATACTGGGATCATATTGGGACCACTGAGTGCCTCACCACTGGAGCTGTACTGGGACCAGTACACAGGCCATACTGAGACCACTGTGTGCCCCAAACCAAGGCCATACTGAGCCCAGTACATAGACTGTTCTGGCACCAGCGGGTGCCCCACACCAGGGCCATGCTGGGATCAATACACAGACCACACTGGGACCAGTGCATGCCCCACACTGGGCCATAGCGGGACCAGTACACAGACCCAAATGGAGCACAACAGGAATGAGCGTGAGCTCCACAATGGGGCCATGCTAGCCCCATAGTGTGACCATACTGGTACCAGTGCAAGCCCCACACTGGCGTCCTGCTGGGATCAGTACACAgaccacagcagggctgcactggGACCAATACACAGACCACGCTGAGGCCATACTGGGACCAGCACAAAGACCGTGCTGGGGCCACAACGAGATCAGCATGTGTCCCACAATGGGGCCGCACCGGGAACAGAGCATGCTCCACAGTGGGGTCCGACCACGACCAGGACACAGGCCACGCGAGGCCCAGCGCAGCCCCACACCGGGGCCATACTGGGACCAGTGCACAGACCCTACTGGGACCAGTCTGCGGCCCACCACTGGGGTCACACTGGGACCAGCGCGTGCCCCACACCGAGCCCACACGGGGACCAGCACACGGATCCCACTGGGACCAGCACACAGTTCGTACTGGGGCCATACTGGGACCCCCCCCCCAGGccccaccccccctccccccccgcaCCTTTCTGGATGCGGAGCTGCGCGGCCGAGGCCTTTTTGCTGGTGCCCTTGGTGCCGCCCGCCgattcctcctccttcttctgctgcttcagcGAGAAGAGCTTGATCATCctgccgggccgggccgcgccgggccgggggcggcggaCCGGGTGGGCCCCCCCCGGCGGGGAGGAGGCGGCGGAGGGGGCGGCGGAGCGGCGCCgggggagcggcggcggcggcgctgaGGAGACGGAGGGTGGGCAACGGCCGGCGCCGCTCGGCAACTTCCGGAAGAGCTTCGGGACTGTCCGGAAGGAGCTTCGGTGTTTTCCGGAATGGTTCGGCGGCGTTCGGAGAAGGTTCGGGTTCTTCCGGAAGGAAGGAGACTCTTTCCGGCGTTTTCGCGGCTCTTTCCGGAAGTCTCCCTTCACCCGCGGCCTTCGGCTATCTCCGGAAGGCTTCGGGTTTTTCCGCAGCCAATCGCTGATAGGCGCGGGGCTGCCAGGGAAGGGGTGGGGCTTCCGGGCTTTATGGGGCGCCGCCATCTTTGTTGTGGGCACTCCTCCCCCTCCCAGTCGCGACCTAGCGCGGGGGGGGTGGGCGCATGGAACAAAAAGAACGGACGGACTGAAATGAAGAGGAGCTCCAAGAGATTaagaaataactttatttattAATACCATAAAGATAGAGGGGGGCACTCCCaataaaaggaagagggaaaaccTCCATAAGAATGGGATGGCCCCGTATTCGCGGCGGTGGGGGGGGCACAGGACAGACCcatgggagaggggaaaaaaaaaagaaaaacagaacccAAATAAAACACCAGGGGGCCAGCCACGATGGGCAGAGGGGGCACAAGGAGGCCCTCACCTCCCAGCCCTCCTGTTTCTGAGGACACCAGGTCTACCCCACAAACACAAGAGGAGGGGTGaaacagcacagccccacaggatgggggggaaaaaaaaaaaaaacacggaTTGCAGGGAGAGCCCCACAGCCCCGGGGGAAACACGGGGATACCCCTGCCTCGCCCCTCCTGCTGGTCGCTGAGGATGTCAGGCCCACCCGCTCAGCTCCACTCTATCCACCAGCCCAGAGCAATGCGAGGAGGCTCAGGGGGCCAGaggaggggcagggaggggggtggggggggctgCTGCGGAGACTTCAGCCCCTTCCCTGGGCATGCTGGCATCCAGGAGGGTGGAGAAGCTGCGGCTGCCGAAGGCAGCGCTGAGCTGCTCCTCGAAGAAGCGCTGCACGCCCAGGATGGACTGCACGTCGGCTTTGTCCTGGGGGTTAAAACAGGGAGATTAGGGGGTGCTGGACCTCCACAGAGAGCccctgggggtggggggggggcagtGGGGGGCTCCCCACCTCTGTCAGGTGGTTGAACTGCCGGATCATGCGACCGATGTCGCTGGTGAACTCCTCGGGGCAGGTGTAGCCGGGGGAGAGCTTCCCCTGCAGCTTGGCACGGATCAGGGTCAGGTCGATGGCGTCGCTGCTCCCCTGTAGGGACAGAATAGGATGAAAGGGGGAATCCCTCACAGAAGATCCCAGGGGATGCCAGTGGGTTGCAGCACTCACCATGGAGCTGGAAAGGCGGTGCAGGGGGCGGCAGGGCTCgtggcacagcagctccagTAGCACGCGCTCGCACTTCTGTAGATAGGTAAAAAGGATCCCTCCTCCATCCCCCCTTCCCAACAGTGGATCCCCAGATGCCCAACCCCATCCGTTGTACGCACCTGCTGGTCCGTGGGGCAGAGCGTGGGGAGCTGGCCCTCCTCGGGACCGCCGTTGGTGAGTTCTTCAGTGGGGGGTGGCAGGTCCTGGCACAGCAGGCAGCGCCAGTCGTGGCTATGGGACGAGGTGAGGGATCCACTGAGAGCCCCACAGCACTCCCCTCCCAGCTCGGGGGGTAGAATGGGAGCTTGGAGTTCCAAGGGATTTGGGATCAACGGGGAAATCCCCTATGGATCACAGTTAATCCCCTGTGGATCAAGGATCAACTTGTGGGATCTGCAAAGGATTGGAGGAGAGCAGCTCCCTCAGAAGCAAAGATGTCTGAGACCAACACATGGCCTTCCGCATGGATCAGGGCAATAGGATCCCAAGGGAACTGGGGCCCCAGTTGGACTAGGATCCCCAATGGAAGAGCAAAGCCCCATGTGGGTCAGACCCATCAGATTCCTTAAGGCTTTGGGATTAACAGGTAGATCCCAACACAGATGAGGGCCAGGAGATCCCCAAGAATGTGGGCTTGAGAGGTGGATGTATGGGAttgcctccagcagctgccagggTCATCAGGGTTGGGGGAAGGACTGGATCCAGGGCATTAGGATGGAGCCCCAGAGGATCCCCTCCCAAAGAAtgcagaggggtggcagcaaTTCCACCACCATCTTGGGCCAAGCAGTAGATCCCATGGGAGATCAGCGGAGCCCAAAGATCTGGCAGCTCTGGGTGATCCCTGAAGATTTGGGAAGCAGCAAGATCCCCAAGATCCACCTAGGGATGCAGAGGGACCCGGGGAGGTGACAAAGGCCACCAGCAGGGGATCCCAGGGGGACCAGATGTACCTGGGGACCACCTGGAGGACGGGGAGGTGGCAGTCGAGGTGGTAGCAGCGCTCGCAGAGGTCACACATCACCACAGCACCGGCCTGGCAGCAGACCCGGCAGCAGGAGACGTTGCGGTGGGTCCCTGGGGGGGCAACGCTGGGTGCCGGGGGGATTTCAGGTGCTCCCACCACCCGGCTGGGGGGCTCGGGAGGCAGCCCCACAGGTTTGATGTCCTCGGCGTCTCCGATGGACaattccttctgctcctcctgcgAAGAGGGACAGCGGGGTGAGACAGATGGAAGGACGCGGGGAGGGAAGTGGGGAGGAACAGAAGGACGCTCACCTTGACAGTAGGTAGGGGGGGAGGAgcgggctggggctgtgccccccgCTCAATGACGATGAGGCTGAACTCCTCAGCCGAGGTGCCGGGGAAGACGCGGAAGACGGGGGGCTGCACCTCCCCCGACAGGTCCAGCTCCAGGCGCTCCAGGCTGACCCGCGGCACTTTGCGGAGCAGGGGGCCCCCTGAGGGGTGGCTCCTGGGGAGCATTGGGGGATCAGGATGCGGGGGGAGCCCCTTAAGCCCCTCAGGAAGATTTCCATGGGGTTTGGGGCACTGGGAGTCCCCGGGTCCTTTGGGATAGGGGTGTCACCCCCGGTACACAGGgccaagggggggggggggaggggggtgggtCTAGCCACCCCCAAGGCATAGGGGGACAAGGGACAGGGTCATCCTAGTCACGGCATGACAAGGGAGCCTCAGGGAGAGGGTGACAAGGACAGGGTAGTGGTCCTCTCTTGACTGTCAGTAGGTGACAAGGGACAGAGAGGTTGTGTCACCCCTGGGTACCAAGGGACAAGGGGCTGTCCTCGTCCTCAGAAGGGACAGAAGCCTGGAGCAGCTCTACCTCCCACCCACCCATTCCATCTGAAGGAGGTGCCTCGGccctctccccaccccacccccaaTCCCCAAGCTGTCCTCATTACCGCTTAACGAGCAGCTTTGGAACAAACTTCTCTTCCACCTCCTGGTGAGGAGGATTAACACGTCTTCTCCTGCACAAGGAGGGTGTCAGGGCACTGCCTGGATGCCAGAGCCCCGGGCCACCCCCTAAAATCAGGTTCCCCCAGGCCAGGAGGAGGTGGAAGAGCTGGGATGGAGCCCCACCACCCAGGGACATAGTGGCCCCGTGCCTGGGCATGCAGTGATGAGGAGCGTGAAGAAGAGCGTGACTATCTCTGAGGATGAGGTGACAAGGAGCAGGGGAAGGCCAGGCATGGGGTGGCAAGGGACAGGGATGTTGCAGCTATCCCCTGGACACGGGGTGACAGGGTTCCCAGGGTGACAGGGGACAGCTACAAGGGGGTCTGCGGGGTTTCCAAAGGCAGAGGGTGACAAGGGACAAAGCGGACTCACCTCTTCACTCCTGTGCCAGCAGCTTCAGGAGAGGCATTacctgctgagaaaaaaaaataaagagctgtCAGGGGccaccctcctcctccacacAACTCCCCCAAGGTCAACCCCACACTCACCCAGCTCCACGTTGGCATCCTTGGGGGTCTCAGACACCTGAGGTTCGAGGTGGGGGGGGGACAGGTCAGAACCCTCAGTTCCCAAGGGACACCGAGGCATGTCTGGTGTCCCCACCCCCTCCTCGCCAGCTTGGGGGGTGCCAGGGGTCTCCTGCCCTTGCTTGTTGTCGGGCTGGGGTGCTTTGGGGGACTgcaggagggggctgggggcacaCTGCCCTTTGCTCACCACTGTGGCTTTCAGGGAACCCTGAAAGAGAATAATGGGGGGGATCCTGTTAGAAGGGTGGGGCAAAGAGAGAAcaatgagaaagaaggaaaaataaagaaggacgatgagaaagaaagaatgagtgaaagaaagaagagtcaGAGAGAGAATAGAGCAGAAAGGGCACCgagtaacagaaataaaggaggaataatgagaaacagagagaaaaataaaagaatgagaaagaacaataagagaaaggaagaacaatgagcaagagaaaacaggaagaaaacgAAAGAAATAACGAGGAAAAAAAGAACGAGAAATAAAAGAGTgacaaagggaaacaaaggaagagcgcgagaaagaagagggaggagaagggagagaaagaaaggtcgctctgaaagtaatgcctcctatttatcaccatggaaactacaacagatacaaagagcacaataacactgttggAGAGAGCACAccctcagctacaaaacacggttttccaacatagtcaccaccgtcAGCCGATTcgtgcagatgagctgatccAGACACTCTTCATTTCGCGGcgtgacagctgtgcatggccgtccggaacgtggcttgtctttcacgtcgctgtcaccgctgctgaaacgcaccacccagCGCCTCACGGTGCTCACATCCACCGTCaggtctccataaacgttcagcaagcgtcgatgaatgtcaatgggggcaattttttccgcatggaggaattcaattacacacctttgcttcatacgcacttccatgtcagacgccatcttgtcagactgcccctctgctgccatctgtcgcatggCAACAACATTTAATGGGAAGggtgggaaggttccacctctactgccatgccgCCAACATCCGCCTCCAGTGCCGTGGGCCAATggaataaaatgggaggcattactttcagagcagccattgTGCACACGCAATTCCTACATTACACAGAACACGAGCCACTCATTCAGTCCTTGGAAGGTGATGGTGGAGATGATGGTGCCTGTGAACAGCTGACTGACACAGGGTGGGTATGTGAGTTCTTGCTGGTTATAGCAACCGTCCTGCCAGGGGGCAGGAGCGGGGGAGACAAGTCACCACTGCCCCAATTTGCAGGGACCTGAGGGCACCTTTCATGGCTTTGAATCCCTTCTTGTATGATCTCTCAGCCACAGTTCATGGGTTGGGGATGTGTCAGGAAACAAGAAGCGATTCATTTTGCAGTCAGCAGTAAAGATCTTTTGAACCATCTGCCCTCTTCTTCGCCTTTGCGTTTGTTGGCTTTTGCACTTATGCCTCACGGAGTGCAAACATTCCATCTTTCCTGAGATCCATCCACGCAATACAGCTCCTTCGCTCATCTACCTCAGCTCTGGTCACAGAGGTGCTTATTTCTTCCCACTAGATGCAGGAGGGCTTGAATCTGATAAGCCCTGAAGCGCACACCTGTGAATATTTAATCTCTGCCCCAGTGTGAATGAATTTCTCTGTCATTTCGAGGAATTTGTGGTCCACACAGAAACCATGCCACTGCCACGAGATCGTCCAAGAGATAAGGAAACCCAAAGACCACACAGAGCCCTGTGACAACTGAAAGCACCGACTTCAAAGGCCACAGAGTCATACCACAGGCGGGCGTGCAGCCCGCTGCTGGGTTGGCTTTCACTCTCACTTCAGGTCTGTTTAATCACGGTGACAGAAAGTGTGCACGACAAGCTGTGCGATACAAGACTTCCTTCGTCCTCTGAGCTGGTGAAGCATTGACCGCTGAGCCAGGCGCCAAGCAGAAAGGAATTGCTAACTCCTCAGAAAATGCATTATGATGCGTTGTCTGTGCCACTTTGCTACGAGCAGAACTGTGGCACTAAAGAAATAATGGAGTCTGAATTTAAATGTCCTCCACAGACAATGAACgctcctctactgccatctgtcgcacagcaacaaaacctcACAGCGTAGTGACAAGAtccaacctctactgccataccaccaacatccgcctgACATTGCAGGCAAcggaataaaataggaggcacgactttcagagcagcccttgaaAGCGCAAGATTCCCCCCAAAACGCAACCCCTGCCCCCAGGGTACCTGTGAGGGGCCTGAAGTGGGGCTGGCAGTCGGCGGCTGGGGGCTGAGGGACGGTGGGAGGAGGCTGTTCTCCGACACGATGGTGCCTGTGAGAGAGGTGTGGGTGTCAGGGGGGCCCAGAGAGCCCCCAGGGTGCCCCCCCTCCTTCTGGGCTCACCAAAGCTCTCAGCACTCTTGGTCCAGGCGTTAGGATCCCACTGGAACTTCATGTCACCCTGCGGCTCCACCGGGTCCACGATCATCTTGAGGGCACGTTGGAGCTGGAAGTGGAtctgggggggaggggggctgTCACAACCCAAGGGCACCCACTGTGCCACGGGGACCCCAAGGGCAGTCGCATCACACTGTAGGGACCCTGAGAGAACACGTGGCAGTGCCCTAGGTCACACCATGAAGACAGGTGGCAGCACCCAGGTGTCACCCATCACACCATGGGGACCCTGAAGGAGGGGGCACCCATTACAGCACAAGGGGACACAGTATGTCCCCAGGACCCTCCTGCACTGTCCCCAGAGCAACTAGAGTGGTCACGCTGACCACGGGGCAGGGCAGACAGCCGCATTATTCCCTGCAGGAAGGGAttcccccccagcagcagctcaccagTTTCTTGGAGAGGAGCAGCGCCGTGGTGTTTTCGCTCTCCAGGGCCCAGGAGGTGAAGCGCAGGACGTGCTCCTGGTGCCTCTGCAGCTTGGTCATGGCCCAGTGCTGCCGCTCCAGCTTCTCCTGCTGCCCCTCCGTCACCTTCTGTGAGGAGGACACATCACTGTGAGAGACTATACAAGATGCCTTAGGTCTCAAAGCTTGCCGGAGCGCTGGCAGGCATTTCCTTTTGACAGGCCTCACCTCTGCCTATGTATGGTTGCCAGGGGCAACAAGATAAGAGGAATGTCCTGCAGTTAAGCAACTGGAAGAACGGGTTTTGTGCAGCCAAGTCACTCTTGGGGCAGAGGGGGGAGGGCTGGGTTGAAGGGGCCCTTCCTACCCAGAAGCAGGAAAGCCTTTGCAGAAGTGCTGCCCATGCCGTTACCATAGgaaaccagcaaaaaaaaccaacaaaaacaccccgacaaaaaaacaaaggagagtTTAAAAGGACGCCTCAAACAAAGAACTTCAGGATCCACCCCACCAGTGCAGAGACTACGGGCTCGTGGGATACTGGGAATTCACAGTGGTGACCGTCTCTGCCTTCTATAACaaatccttgcttttatttcccatcttttcacgaccccttttctctctctccctccaccTCCAATAACTGGCGTGAGACAGTCAGCGATGGGGGGAGGTGACCCAAGAGGATGGTGAGGGGAAGCGTGGCTCACCTGGGCGTCGCTCACCAGCACCTTGCCGCGCTTGTTGAGCTCCTTCATGATGTGCAGGATGGCCGTCTTCACGTCCACCTGCACCCGCTTCTGCACATCAGACACCTGGCGGATGCTGCCAGCACGGGAGGGAAGGGGTGAGGGTGGGCAGCATCCCCCTCTGGGAGAAAATAACTCCTCTGGGGGGTGATAAAAGCCCCCAGGGGCAGGTGGGGCACGTACGAGCTGCGCACTTCCTTGGTGGAGCGCTGCAGGCTGGCGTGCTTGTCGCCCAGGCGCTTCACCAGCGTGGCCAGCATCTTGCGCTGGTTCTTCACCGCGTCCTCCAGGAACTGATACCTACAGGGCGAGGGGTGAAACAGAGGAATCTGGAGGTGCTGCGAGCTGTGGAACGTCCCATCGGGCACTATTGACCTGTGGGGGGGCTCAAAGTGGCCCCCACATGGACCCTGCACCTCATGGGCCTAATAAACCAAACCCATCATAAACCCGACCAGGCAATTCAACCAGCCTGAGAGTGAGTCATTACCTGAAATGA harbors:
- the TRIM28 gene encoding transcription intermediary factor 1-beta isoform X4, with the translated sequence MSAPVAEAAEAAGPAEKRPDLVDLLERCGGCRELLQAKSEPRLLPCLHSVCRQCLQTGPGPATDSEPGGQVVDCPICKHQCPLQDVVENYFLKDKGAETADANQASFQCCTSCEDNAPATSFCVECSEPLCDTCVEAHQRVKYTKDHTVRAAGNTKVKEVEHTVYCSVHKQEPLVIFCDTCDTLTCRDCQLNVHKDHQYQFLEDAVKNQRKMLATLVKRLGDKHASLQRSTKEVRSSIRQVSDVQKRVQVDVKTAILHIMKELNKRGKVLVSDAQKVTEGQQEKLERQHWAMTKLQRHQEHVLRFTSWALESENTTALLLSKKLIHFQLQRALKMIVDPVEPQGDMKFQWDPNAWTKSAESFGTIVSENSLLPPSLSPQPPTASPTSGPSQGSLKATVVSKGQCAPSPLLQSPKAPQPDNKQGQETPGTPQAGEEGVGTPDMPRCPLGTEGSDLSPPHLEPQVSETPKDANVELGNASPEAAGTGVKRSHPSGGPLLRKVPRVSLERLELDLSGEVQPPVFRVFPGTSAEEFSLIVIERGAQPQPAPPPLPTVKEEQKELSIGDAEDIKPVGLPPEPPSRVVGAPEIPPAPSVAPPGTHRNVSCCRVCCQAGAVVMCDLCERCYHLDCHLPVLQVVPSHDWRCLLCQDLPPPTEELTNGGPEEGQLPTLCPTDQQKCERVLLELLCHEPCRPLHRLSSSMGSSDAIDLTLIRAKLQGKLSPGYTCPEEFTSDIGRMIRQFNHLTEDKADVQSILGVQRFFEEQLSAAFGSRSFSTLLDASMPREGAEVSAAAPPTPLPAPPLAP
- the TRIM28 gene encoding transcription intermediary factor 1-beta isoform X2; this translates as MSAPVAEAAEAAGPAEKRPDLVDLLERCGGCRELLQAKSEPRLLPCLHSVCRQCLQTGPGPATDSEPGGQVVDCPICKHQCPLQDVVENYFLKDKGAETADANQASFQCCTSCEDNAPATSFCVECSEPLCDTCVEAHQRVKYTKDHTVRAAGNTKVKEVEHTVYCSVHKQEPLVIFCDTCDTLTCRDCQLNVHKDHQYQFLEDAVKNQRKMLATLVKRLGDKHASLQRSTKEVRSSIRQVSDVQKRVQVDVKTAILHIMKELNKRGKVLVSDAQKVTEGQQEKLERQHWAMTKLQRHQEHVLRFTSWALESENTTALLLSKKLIHFQLQRALKMIVDPVEPQGDMKFQWDPNAWTKSAESFGTIVSENSLLPPSLSPQPPTASPTSGPSQGSLKATVVSKGQCAPSPLLQSPKAPQPDNKQGQETPGTPQAGEEGVGTPDMPRCPLGTEGSDLSPPHLEPQVSETPKDANVELGNASPEAAGTGVKRRRRVNPPHQEVEEKFVPKLLVKRSHPSGGPLLRKVPRVSLERLELDLSGEVQPPVFRVFPGTSAEEFSLIVIERGAQPQPAPPPLPTVKEEQKELSIGDAEDIKPVGLPPEPPSRVVGAPEIPPAPSVAPPGTHRNVSCCRVCCQAGAVVMCDLCERCYHLDCHLPVLQVVPSHDWRCLLCQDLPPPTEELTNGGPEEGQLPTLCPTDQQKCERVLLELLCHEPCRPLHRLSSSMGSSDAIDLTLIRAKLQGKLSPGYTCPEEFTSDIGRMIRQFNHLTEDKADVQSILGVQRFFEEQLSAAFGSRSFSTLLDASMPREGAEVSAAAPPTPLPAPPLAP
- the TRIM28 gene encoding transcription intermediary factor 1-beta isoform X3 — its product is MSAPVAEAAEAAGPAEKRPDLVDLLERCGGCRELLQAKSEPRLLPCLHSVCRQCLQTGPGPATDSEPGGQVVDCPICKHQCPLQDVVENYFLKDKGAETADANQASFQCCTSCEDNAPATSFCVECSEPLCDTCVEAHQRVKYTKDHTVRAAGNTKVKEVEHTVYCSVHKQEPLVIFCDTCDTLTCRDCQLNVHKDHQYQFLEDAVKNQRKMLATLVKRLGDKHASLQRSTKEVRSSIRQVSDVQKRVQVDVKTAILHIMKELNKRGKVLVSDAQKVTEGQQEKLERQHWAMTKLQRHQEHVLRFTSWALESENTTALLLSKKLIHFQLQRALKMIVDPVEPQGDMKFQWDPNAWTKSAESFGTIVSENSLLPPSLSPQPPTASPTSGPSQGSLKATVVSKGQCAPSPLLQSPKAPQPDNKQGQETPGTPQAGEEGVGTPDMPRCPLGTEGSDLSPPHLEPQVSETPKDANVELAGNASPEAAGTGVKRSHPSGGPLLRKVPRVSLERLELDLSGEVQPPVFRVFPGTSAEEFSLIVIERGAQPQPAPPPLPTVKEEQKELSIGDAEDIKPVGLPPEPPSRVVGAPEIPPAPSVAPPGTHRNVSCCRVCCQAGAVVMCDLCERCYHLDCHLPVLQVVPSHDWRCLLCQDLPPPTEELTNGGPEEGQLPTLCPTDQQKCERVLLELLCHEPCRPLHRLSSSMGSSDAIDLTLIRAKLQGKLSPGYTCPEEFTSDIGRMIRQFNHLTEDKADVQSILGVQRFFEEQLSAAFGSRSFSTLLDASMPREGAEVSAAAPPTPLPAPPLAP
- the TRIM28 gene encoding transcription intermediary factor 1-beta isoform X1, whose translation is MSAPVAEAAEAAGPAEKRPDLVDLLERCGGCRELLQAKSEPRLLPCLHSVCRQCLQTGPGPATDSEPGGQVVDCPICKHQCPLQDVVENYFLKDKGAETADANQASFQCCTSCEDNAPATSFCVECSEPLCDTCVEAHQRVKYTKDHTVRAAGNTKVKEVEHTVYCSVHKQEPLVIFCDTCDTLTCRDCQLNVHKDHQYQFLEDAVKNQRKMLATLVKRLGDKHASLQRSTKEVRSSIRQVSDVQKRVQVDVKTAILHIMKELNKRGKVLVSDAQKVTEGQQEKLERQHWAMTKLQRHQEHVLRFTSWALESENTTALLLSKKLIHFQLQRALKMIVDPVEPQGDMKFQWDPNAWTKSAESFGTIVSENSLLPPSLSPQPPTASPTSGPSQGSLKATVVSKGQCAPSPLLQSPKAPQPDNKQGQETPGTPQAGEEGVGTPDMPRCPLGTEGSDLSPPHLEPQVSETPKDANVELAGNASPEAAGTGVKRRRRVNPPHQEVEEKFVPKLLVKRSHPSGGPLLRKVPRVSLERLELDLSGEVQPPVFRVFPGTSAEEFSLIVIERGAQPQPAPPPLPTVKEEQKELSIGDAEDIKPVGLPPEPPSRVVGAPEIPPAPSVAPPGTHRNVSCCRVCCQAGAVVMCDLCERCYHLDCHLPVLQVVPSHDWRCLLCQDLPPPTEELTNGGPEEGQLPTLCPTDQQKCERVLLELLCHEPCRPLHRLSSSMGSSDAIDLTLIRAKLQGKLSPGYTCPEEFTSDIGRMIRQFNHLTEDKADVQSILGVQRFFEEQLSAAFGSRSFSTLLDASMPREGAEVSAAAPPTPLPAPPLAP